TGggtatatctaaaaaaaaatgggaaaataaGATCTAAAAGTTAAAGATAGCCAAGATACAGTAGATAAAATAAATCACCCATTGATATATTAAGTCAAATATAAAGAATAGACATATTCAAATCATTACAATAATGCATATTTATTAAAGTAAGAAGATGATTTTAAAGATGAAATTAACTTTCAGGTACTTGGTACTCAGGTACAAAGGTTGGCCGGCCTCTGGTTTTTAAACCATGTGGctaaaagtatgtggacaccccTGTACCCTTTAGGTCTGGGGCTGTTTTTCATGTATTAGACGCTTTGAgttacatttaaagctgcagtaggcagaatatatttttggcatcattctataataacccttcagcatattgtaattcagctgctctgagagaaaactagacttctgcacctcctcatggctctgttttcaggatttaaaaaactGGAGACCAGTgactggagactttggccaatcacaggtcattttagagagagcggtcctattggctgttcaatcAATCACTCGTGACAAACAGTcaagcgctgatcaaatatgaatcaatagtcTGTTACTTtaaagcctatttctcgcctcaaatgttttcagaaacatcttgtagtgtgctgtttagctgtaaaatgagaacttttgtgcttcggctggtgggtggtgcttggtatttcctcaactgatctcaacatggctgccgggtcacaaactttctttacagtaacagtacactacaagatgtttctgaaaacattttacgctagaaaataggcattacagtaacaaaatattgattcatatctgatcagcgctgcctagtttgaccgtttgatcggagtttgcaagtgattgacagctgctcagagacggcaaggctacagctcggctctgattagttgttttcctccggtctgtgaaatcttgcagatgccattagtagcaccggaggacagcagaggcacatgattatttttcagattagcTGTCTCATGCATgactgtcaggatatagggaccattttataaaaatatttttttttaatcatatttgctccaattctacccactgctgctttaaaggaaaTATTAATGCTTCAGCTCACAGTGATATCTTTGAATATAGTCCGCATGCAACCTTGTGGCAAAAGTTTGGGTGATGCAAAGAGAGTGTAAACCGAGTACATACACATAATGTTTATAGGTACTGGATCAGAAGACAAACTAAAGGTAGAACTTGGTTAAAATATCTGCACACACGTACTGATGGCTACAAATAAATATCTGACTTCTGCCAGTAGTTTGGCGAAGTCCCGAGATTCATAAAGAAATGAATATCCATGGTTTTGGAGTGAGGTGTAATATTACACATACTTTAGCAATATAGTGCACCTCTGACCCTGGAACAACGTTACCCAAGGCTGCTGACAACTCAATGTGTCCACAGATGTCTTCAAGGCCAACAACAAAGCAACTGTGTGGGTCCCATTCACAAGAAGAGATCTACCAATTGACAACTCAAACACACCTCCACAGCCTCACGTACTGATCGGGTTAATGCACAAATGTCCTCTCTTCCAGACAAACCTTGATTCACACCTTTTCAGGCGCGTTTCAGTGACTCAAACCAGGTTCAGACGTGTTATGTATGAGCTGGTAGATGCTCTCAGACAGCCCACACAAGGTTTTGTAGTCGTACACTGAATTTGGCTTTGAGGTTGTGTAATCCCTCCAGATGAATGGGATCCTGCATACTATGCTCATATGTCTGTATTTGTTTGATCCATCTAAGCACCAGATGGATCATGTCTctataaacatatacacatcGTGTTTCACTCCACAAGATGAAATCCCCGACCCAAAGAATCTAgtggttttatttctctctcattcccaactcatccccacatacacattcatttattttcataaaacggtctCAATATAGTGTTTTTCTTACTCTTCCTCTCCACTATAGGCCTCGTCCCAGTGGGTTTCGGAGCTGCAATTCCTGTTTCATGTGATTCCATCTACAAGAGTTTTGCTCAGTGTTTACTCACACTTGGAGACAGTCTGGTGGAAAATCAAAAAGACCAGAACACACAGGACATTGATGCAAtctgcaggtgtgtgtctgCCCATCACTGTGGTAACCGTCCAGTCTGTCTTGATGCAACTTGTCTCAAATTGTTAAAGTTATAACccttaaagctgctctaatgaTTAGTCGTATTGGTCCCGCTAGTGATGTGGCGCTGGGATGGTAGTgtcagtcggtccaccactttggtcaaCAACTGTTAGATGGACGTCCATGAAATTGTGCActgacattcatggttcccagaggatgaatcatacCCATTTTAGTGATCCTCTTAATTTAAATTTAGTGCCACcatgcaacacagtctcatcccaagtcacatactgtcgctttATCAGACCCCTCAACGTCACTTTtaggtcgcagtaaacacacttaatgttgtgaataaacaaaaacacttgtttaggttaAGACAATAAAACccctatagttaggtttaggaaaaaactacatggtcgggcttaaaatgactacgtttgtacagtgacaATGATACTTAACGTACATgaacatgaacgaacagctgattgtaacatgtaAGTGAAACGTGACGCAAGGGACATGAACTGCGTTGTTGGGccaatccacctcccctcccgcccgcacactttaaactatgtcaccacagcactttcactgagcgtttaatattgacgcagatgggtttacattgttgttaatggaaagcccggtgcgtctcttacagacgctaaagggtatCTTGTGCGGTGGTAACGTCGTATCGGtacggccatgacaaagcgtctgtatttgacgccctgggattGAGAACGGGCtgcaccatgaggttgacactTTTGTAtttcagtgaaatgtctcaacaacgaTTGGATGGATTACGAtgaaatacctgcaaaactaatttaACTCCCATCAGCTTCAGCTGTACTTTCTGTTTTGTGCTAATGTGcgaatgttagcatgctaacatcatgctaaacattacacctgcttGTCAGCATGTCTGCATTGTCATTgagagcatgttagcatgcggATGTTAGCATTGAGCTCAAAGCACCAAGTAGgctacagcctcacagagctgctagcacggCCGTAGACTCTTAAGTCTTGTTATATTTTCTATAGGCCCTTTTCagagcagccattttgacatgtcatagcagggtaaacacaggtgtaattgataaatTGAATTATGGCCCTGTCGTATttagtgtcacagccattccagtgagccagcatgaatAATACCAGAGCCCTGGCCCACCTCATTggatcagggccataattaatattgttaattacacctgtgtttaccagGCAATGACGTGTTAACATGGCCGCTGTGAAAGGGTCATATAGATGTAACGTGAGAGCATTATCACCTGACTCAGCAGGGATACAGAGTCTTTTAACTCATTGTTTTGGGTTTATGGCCCACAACTTTATTGTTCTGATTCAGACTCTCCGGTCTCATCAGcatcatttcctttcctttctctattaaaaaacatcatgcaATGCAACACTCTTCTTCTGTTGCTTTTCTGCCAGAGTAGCTGCAGCATGTTTACTGGAAATCTCTATGGAGCTGGATTGTTAAAACTCACTTGCCATCATCACCAGTAACCACAGGTGTTAAGATTATAACTTataggaccagtgtgtagggggagctattggcagaaatggaatataacattaataactatgttttcttaaTAATAGTTTTCTGATAATAAGAATCCTGTTTTCGTTCTCCTTAagatgagccgtttatatctacatagggagcgggtcctcttcactgagccggctgccatgtttctacagtagcccagatcggacaaaccaaacactggctctagatagggcatgttttcacgtttttgcgtcgtccaccgtagttctcccacacgcttggcacatgggggGACGATTCAGTTGgctgtaatctgcaacctcgccactagatggcgccagatgatacacactgcacctttaacaaagTAATTTAACACCAGACTGGAAAGTCTGTTTCTGTTGCTTGACCCAACAGGGATGTCACAGAGTCCTGCAGTACACCTGTACATCCCTACATCAATGTGAAGGGTTAAACCACTCAAGGTCTTTATGAGTGTTCATTTTCCTTTGACATTTGCTCAGGTGTTACCCATTTGTTCTCTCATCACTGTATTATTGTACCCTACCTGTATCCTACCTTGCAGTCATTACATTTCTACACTGACATGTCCTTGTGTCCTTGTTCCTCGAAGGTCCTGGAATGCGTTCCATGTTTGTGCAAACTCAGCGCTGGCTGGCTGTCCTGGAGAAGCCGCCGCCGTCTGGGAGTCTCTAAGACAAGAGTCCAGGAAGACGCAGTTCTCTGGAAACCTCTACGACATGTGTGCCAGCCGCACCACCCTCCCACCCAGCACTGTGCCTGCACCCCAGAGCCCCCCCACCTCCGACCAGACCAACCAGGAAACACTGAAAGGGCAGACAGACAAGCACAGCCCCACCTTCAGCTCACTGCTGTTCCCTGCATGCAGCACCTTAATACTTCTGATCAGGAGTTAGTTAACCCATGAAGTCTTTTAATGAGACAGCTGGTCGTCAGCGTCCTGCTCCCCCTACTATCATGTAAACACCCTTCACAAGTCAGACTCATAATATCGATCCaaaaatcaaaattaaatatttggtTCAGTGTTTTTTACCTGGACAAGGTGGAGCCTCTATTTAGGCATTAATTAAAGAACAATATGTTGAGATTATCCCATGCCTTGCTCTCAGAAGGAAGCTGACAAAGAAGTTGCTTTCGTTCTgtcataaatgaatgaatgaagcatAGATGAATGGGTGATTGATTGTGATTAAATTCACATTGTCTACTATCGTTGGTCATATTTCATAGGCTGGAGTGACAAACAGTTAATAGCGAGAGAAGTAACAGACTCATGAGATCAAGTAAGCTGAATGACAAACCtcagttaaattaaatatataagctaatatttattataaacactttatttttttcactgcTGCAGTACATCAGTAATACTgcatgattctttttttttttttaggacaaaAGAGATTTAAGGGATGCCAGGTGTTCAGATGTGCTTGTGATCCAAtcaaaactgtgtttttgtacAGTTTAATTCATCACCCTGTTTGACCAgtttaatatcagaaaattagaTTTCGTGCGGGAGCCTCCTTTGCAGTGTGTGTATGATGTCATCACTTGTTTATGTCATTTCATGATGTGACCCCTACCAGTGGTTTTCCAGTCCGTCTTGAGGCAGTTATATCTTGCTTTTTCTTATCTGAATTATTACGTACAGTAAAGTTTCACTTCACTTTATGCATCCCCTGTGGGGCAATTAAAAAGGATACAGAGCACACACATATCAGTAAAATTAAGTaataattacaaatatttaCAAAGAACAACAAGTCAACCCAGTTTTACGGGAAAgggtataaatagcacgacattacaaggacattcctcctgtcatgaggacgcattttaggcatttcgtgtgtcatttgtacgccacgcaactaAACTACAGtaatgtccgcagttaggtccaggcaacaaaaccatttagttaggtttaggaaaaacgtcatggttatccttaaaataagcacataaactaagtaaaatatgaacagaaacaacgtaacaaacgtcactaaaaaacacgtcactaacgtaactttaaaaaaaacaacataaaacagtCTTGAACTCTGATCGtctggttaaaagtccggtgtttgttggtACCCAGCCGTCCACCAGCAATAGGCAGTCCTTCTCTCagtctttttattctacgtcactgtctctgagcgtagcatgtttatgcagatgcgtttacattgcagtcagtacaggtaCAGACTAAATGGTTTACAAATGACATGCTAAAAGCAACaaaggtgttcttattgcacactaaatgccttgtgcattatcgtgtcattaaTACGTGTTTTTGGGCAAACGGGCTGAACAAGTACATGCTAAGTGCATaagtcagtggtggaaagagGGAATGTGGGAAGTTTCCCAAGATTCATCCTTATAACATTAACAGTTGCTGTGATGTTATTAAATGTTCTATAACTTTTCTTTGTTACTGAGCTGTTATGCAATCACAGACTGCATTTTATTCACTGGTTTTCACCTTACCAATTTATTTGctgtattattttatgtttgtttttttggttatttgcatttttcagttttttccaCAGCGGTTTATAGAGTGATACATGCCTCGTTGTGTCACTCTGAATTTGAACACaataaaaacttaaattaaaggtttgctgaaaaacacaacacagagttGTTTTCTTTAAATCGCATCTGTTATTTTTCTTGAAGTCATGGGTTTTTGtgttagttgtgtgtgtgtgtgtccgtgtgtgtgtgtgcctgtgtagcattttgatgctcgcctttcctctctccctttATTTTCTTCTTAGCTCTTCTCAATCAAATCCTTAATTCTTCTTTCTTATGTCTCTCTCTAGTCTTGTCTATGCAATATTTAGAGGCAAGCAGAGGTTAAAGTAtcattttgaaggagacagacagagttcttcatgtgctctgtctatttttgttttacacaatatgcaaattaactgtaactttccaaaaaaataataatctgttctTTGTcgtcagatgacattaattacataactaacaatgttttgagaagaaataagttgTAATAATAGGTTGTTTCTGACAGTAGTTTCTTCGTGGGGTTCCCAGGGACCCCAGTCGGTAGTGCTCGTATGTTAGATATTGtaggttggtaggatgagggttaagcAGCTTGTGAGTCCTCACATTTATCTTTGGAACcactctctcatctcctctttcctccactGTTTCCTCaactctctttttctttttcagcgaTACAATCATTTCAGACTCTTGGTGAGTGAACTGTCAGTGTGATCAAAACTTATCCTACCAATACAGAACAATACCTTACATATTACCTGGAAGGGGGGATGA
Above is a genomic segment from Sebastes umbrosus isolate fSebUmb1 chromosome 2, fSebUmb1.pri, whole genome shotgun sequence containing:
- the nrn1lb gene encoding neuritin 1-like b, producing MKSPPGTATMLLPIALCLSLVPVGFGAAIPVSCDSIYKSFAQCLLTLGDSLVENQKDQNTQDIDAICRSWNAFHVCANSALAGCPGEAAAVWESLRQESRKTQFSGNLYDMCASRTTLPPSTVPAPQSPPTSDQTNQETLKGQTDKHSPTFSSLLFPACSTLILLIRS